The genomic DNA CGATATCTACGTGACTAGCATAGGCCCCGACGGTGCTTGGACGAAGGCGCGTAATCTGGGCGCGCCCATCAACACGGCCGGCGACGACCTGGCGCCCTTCATCCACGCCAGCGGCACTACGCTCTATTACTCTACCAACGGCTTGGTAGGTCTGGGTAGTAGCGACATATTTCGCGCCGAGCTCGATGCACAAGGCCAGTGGGGCACGCCGCGCAACCTGGGCTACCCCCTCAATACCTTCGCCAACGAGGCTTCGTTGTTCATTTCTTCGGATAACAAGCGCCTCTACTGCACCCGCGCCGAGCCGCCCCGGCCCGGCGACCCGCCCCGCATGGTCCCGCCCATCCTGCTCTACGGCAGCGAAGTGCCCACCAGCGTGCGCGCCCGCGAAACCAGCACCTACGCCCAGGGCCGCGTGTTCGACGCCGTGACCAAGAAGCCCCTCAACGCGATGGTGCAGCTCTTCGACCTCAGCACTAACGCCCTCACCCAGCAAGTGTATTCAGATGCCGAAACCGGCGAATACACTGCCGTGCTCAACGAGGGCCGCGCCTACGCCATGTACGCCGCCGCGCCGGGCTACCTGCTCAAGAGCCTCAATTTTGACTACTCGGCCGCGCGCACGTTCGACCCGCTCACGCTCGATATCTACCTCGAACCGGCCAAAAGCGGCCGTAGCGCGGTGCTGAACAACCTGTTTTTCGATTCCAATCAGGCCGTGCTCAAGCCGCGTTCGCGCACCGAGCTCGACCGTCTGGTGGAGTTCCTGCGCCAGGACCCCAACCTGCGCGTGGAGGTGGCCGGCTACACCGATAACGTGGGCATGCCCGCCGCCAACCTCACGCTCTCGCAGCGCCGCGCCCAGGCCGTGCTCACCTATCTCAGCGGCCACGGCGTGCCCGCCATCCGCCTGCGCGCCAAGGGCTACGGCGCAGCCAAGCCCCTCGCCACCAACGACTCGGAAGGCCACCGCGCCCAGAACCGCCGCATTGAGCTGCGAATTCTCTAGCGCCTACCCCCAAAGCTTTGCGCCGTGTTTCGTGCTCGAAAACACGGCGGAACACTGTGTTTTAACACCCCGAAACACTGCGCGAATACTTCCTGCCCAGTTGCCGGACACTGGCAAAAAGCAGTACGACCACCCGCAATCCGGGCTATAACGCTTTCCTACGCCTCGCTGCTCAGCCGAATCCGGCCCTTTCAGTTCTACTTCACCTGGGGCAAAGGACTTAAAGCAAGGCTTTAAAGGAGTGAAAATTTCGTAGGATTATTCAAATAAAATGAATTGCCCGCCTAAGTGCGGGCTTTTTTTTGACTTATAGCAAAGCTTTTTATAAAGAAAATAAAGTGTTAATAATGAATAATAATTGAGATTGAAGTAAAATGCTGTAATTAAAAAAGTGCCATACTCACAAGGTTTTGTGCAAAAAATAAAAAGCGTGTAGGTTTGGACCAATTCCGGCGGCTGCTGCTAAGCCAGCAGGCAGGATGCCGATTGAACCCGCCTTTTTTTCACCCAAAACCTTTTTTACCCATGAAGAACCTGTTAGCCGCCGCTTGCCTCCTGACCACTCTCACGAGTGCTACCTCTGCCGCCGGCCCCGGCGACGAGCCCAAGGCCTACCCCCGCTCGGTAGCCACCCACGCCACTACGCTGACCCAGGCCCTGGCCCGGCGCATTCACTGCAACGAGGGCCAATACCTGGCCATCAAGAAGCTGCACCTGCACTACCTGGAGGAGCGCCGCCAGCTGGTGTTTGAGCAGAGCATCGCCAACGCCCCCGCCGCCGAGCGCGACGAGCAGCTGGCCGCTTCGCAGCACGGCTATGAGCAAGCCCTCAACGACCTCCTCAATCCCGAGCAGCGCCTGGCTTACCAGCAGCTGCGCGCTTCATTCACGGCGCACCGGCTCTAGCCAACCTCAACCCATATTCCGGCAATACCACTGGCCCCTCGTTGGACTAGTGGTGCTGTGGGAAATTGGGTTTAATTTTGAGCCATGAAGAAATTTGAATACCAAATGTTGGAAGTAGCCGACGGTTCTTTCAGCTCGGTTAATAGAAATCAGAAACTGATAGTCCACCTCAATAGCCTAGGCTTGCAGGGCTGGGAAGTGGTAAGTGTAACTAGGTCAGGCTCAGTTTGGGGGTGGCGCTCGCCGCGGTTGGTCGTCACCCTCAAGCGCGAAGTGGAGGGGTAGGGCAGGGGCCAAAAAAAGTCAGCCCACCAAAGGCGGGCTGACCACTAAAAAACCAGAAACTGGCAACCAGAAACTTACTTACGCTCGGTCATGGGCACGTAGTTGCGCTCAGTTTCGCCCACGTAAATCTGGCGGGGGCGGCCGATGGGCTCCTTGTTTTCGCGCATCTCTTTCCACTGGGCAATCCAGCCGGGGAGGCGGCCCAAGGCAAACATCACGGTGAACATCTCCGTGGGGATGCCCAGTGCCTTGTAGATGATGCCCGAGTAAAAGTCCACGTTCGGGTACAGCTTACGGTCGATGAAGTACTGGTCAGTGAGGGCCGCCTGCTCCAGCTCCGTCGCGATTTTCAGCAGCGGACTGTTCTGCATGCCAAGGGCTTGCAGCACTTCGTCGGCGGCTACTTTGATGATTTTGGCGCGCGGGTCGAAGTTCTTATACACCCGGTGGCCGAAGCCCATCAGGCGGAAGCCGCTGTTCTTATCCTTGGCCTGGGCAATGAACTTGCTGGTGTCGCCGCCGTCTTTTTCAATGGCTTCCAGCATCTCGATTACCTCCTGGTTGGCGCCGCCGTGCAGGGGACCCCACAGCGCGTTGATGCCCGCCGATACCGAGCCGTAGAGGCTGGCATTGGCCGAGCCCACGAGGCGCACGGTGCTGGTCGAGCAGTTCTGCTCATGGTCGGCGTGCAGGATGAGCAGCTTGTTTAAAGCACTCACAATCACGGGGTTGATTTCATACTTCTCGGTGGGGAAGCTGAACATCATGTACAGGAAGTTGGCGCAGTAGTCGAGGTCGTTGCGCGGGTAGTTGAGCGGGTGGCCCACCGAGTTCTTGTACGTCCAGGCCGCGATGGTGCTCATCTTGGCCATCAGGCGCACGATGGTCAGGTCGATGGCCTCGGGCGTCTGGTTGGGGCTGATGCTCTCGGGGTAGAAGCCGGTGAGCGCGCAGGTGAGGCTGCTCAAAATGGCCATCGGGTGCGTGCTGCTCGGAAAGCCGTCAAAAATCTTGCGGATATCCTCGTGCACCAGCGTGTGCTTGGTGATGTGGCCGCTAAAATCCTTCAGCTCCGCCTCGGTGGGCAAGTGGCCATAAATCAGCAGGTAGGCTACTTCCAGGAAGCTCGAATTTTCGGCCAATTGCTCAATGGGGTAGCCCCGGTAGCGCAAAATGCCTTCCTCGCCATCAAGAAACGTGATGGCCGATTTGCAGGCTCCCGTGTTTTTGTAGCCCGAATCGAGGGTCACGTAGCCCGTGGCGTCGCGCAGCTTGCCGATATCAAAGGCTTTCTCTTGCTCAGTGCCCTCAAAGATGGGCAGGCTAATGGACTGGCCGCCCGGTAGGTTAAGTTCAGCAGTTTCTGCCATTGGTTGGGTAGGAAGAGGATGTAAAGTAGCCGCTTATTTCGGGCGCGAAGCTACGGCTCAGGCGGTGCGCCGGGAAACTTTTGTTTGGCCGGTGCCTCCTGTAGTACAATGCAAACCCCGCTCAGGTTTCCGTAAGTCGCACAGTTTGGGGCTGGAAAGACACTGGGAACGTTTGCAACGATTTTTATTCGCCCCCTTACTTTCCGATGCAGAACTGGGTAAAGATGCTCGTGAGCAGGTCGTCGGAGGAAATTTCGCCCGTTATCTCACCCAGCGCCGCCAGCGCGTGGCGCAGGTCGGCGGCCAGCAGCTCGGTGCCCCGGCCTTCGGCCAGGCCCTGGCGCACGGCGGCCAGGTGCTGCGCCGCCACCTCCAGGGCGCGGGCGTGCCGCACGTTCGTCACGATGGTAGCCGTGCCGGTAGTGGCCAGCCCCGCCCCGCGCACCTGCGCCAGCAGCGCCGCTTGCAGCTCATCGAGCCCCTCGCGCCGACCCGCCGAGATGAATATTGTTTGGTGCTTGGTGCTTGGTTCTTGATTATCAGGTTTCTGGTTTTGAATTAATGAAGCTTGGTTTTGAGAAGTAGAAGCCAGCGAACTTTTAATTTTTAATTCATAATTTTTAATTCCTACTTGCGAAGCCAGGTCGCGCTTGTTGCCCACGGCCAGCACGGGCAGGCGGGGTAGGGCGGCGGTCAGCTCCGCGATGTCAGCTTGCACCTCGGCGGGCGACAGCTCGGTGAGGTCGAAGAGATAGAGTAGCAGCGCGGCCTGGCCGATGCGCTCGCGGGTGCGGCGCACGCCAATGGCCTCCACTTCGTCGGCGGGGTTGTCGCGCAGGCCGGCCGTGTCCACGAAGCGGAACCGCAGGCCGTCGATACTCACCTCATCCTCAATAAAATCGCGGGTAGTGCCCGGCGTGGCCGACACGATGGCCCGCTCCTCGCGTAGCAGCGCGTTGAGCAGGGTCGATTTGCCGGCGTTGGGCCGGCCGGCAATCACGGTCGTGATGCCGTTTTTAATCACGTTGCCCAGCTCAAACGAGCGTAGCAGCCCGGTTACTACCCCCTCCACTTCGGCCAGGAGCCGCGCCAGCCCGGTGCGGTCGGCAAACTCTACGTCTTCTTCGCCAAAATCCAGCTCCAGCTCTAGCAGTGCGGCAAACTTGATGAGCTGCACCCGCAGGTCGCGCAGCTCATCCGAGAAGCCACCACGCAACTGGTTGAGCGCCACCTGATGCGAAAGCGCCGAGTCGGCGGCGATAAGGTCGGCCACTGCCTCGGCCTGGGCCAGGTCGAGCGCGCCGTTGAGGAAGGCGCGCTTGGTAAACTCGCCGGCTTCGGCCAGGCGCGCGCCCTGGCGCAGCAGCGCGGCCAATATCTGGCGCACGATAAAGTCGGAGCCGTGGCCCGAAATCTCCACCACGTCTTCGCGGGTGTAGGAGCGCGGGCCGCGGTAGAGCGCCACCACTACCTCATCGAGCACTTGGCCGGTGGCGGGGTCGCGCAGCGCGCCGTAGTGCAAGGTGTGGCCGGGCTGGGCCGCCAGATTTTTCTTCGAAAACAGTGCCTGTACTATACTCACCGCGTCCAGGCCCGATAAGCGCACCACGGCCAGCGCCCCCGCGCCGGGCGGAGTCGAGAGCGCCACAATCGTATCAGACCACTGATTAGCACGGATTTTAGCGGATTTCACGGATTTTGTGGACGATTTTAGCAGCTTAATTTTCAGAAACGAACGCAGCAGTTTTTTCTCGGGCTAACTATTTTCAAACTCTAGGAAAGTAAACGCAAAAGCGCCGTCCACAAAATCCGTGAAATCCGCTAAAATCCGTCTAATCCGTGATTTAGTCAGTGGTCAGTGGTTGTGAAGAGATTGCGCCCGACTTCGGCCGAAATAACGACGGTGCGCTCATCGTTTATGCGCACTTCGAGGGAATTATCGAAGGCTATTTTTTCGAGGATGCGCACCCGCGCGCCCAGCGGCAGGCCCATCTTATCGAGGTATTGGAGGAAGGGCGCGGAGGTGTTTTTCACGGCAGCCAGCGTGCCGCACTCGCCTGCCCCCAGCTCGGCCAGCAAGCGATGGGCGGGCCGGCGCACGGCCCCGTTTTCGGCCGGAATGGGGTCGCCGTGCGGGTCGAGGGTAGGGAAGTTCAGGAACGCGTCGAGCCGCCGCATCAGCAGCGGCGACTGCACGTGCTCCAGCTCCTCGGCCACCTCGTGCACCTCATCCCAATTGAAGCCCAGCTGCTGCACCAGAAATACTTCCCAGAGCCGGTGCTTGCGCACGGTGAGCAGCGCCAGCCGCCGGCCTTCGGGTGTGAGGCGCACGCCCCGATACTTCTCATAGTCAAGCAGCTGCTTGTCGGCCAGGCGGCGCAGCATGTCCGTGACGGAGGCGGCGCGCGTGGCCAGCGCCGCCGCAATGCGGTTGGTACTCACCTCCTGCCCCGGCTCTTCTTCGGCCAGCTTGTAGATGGCTTTTAAGTAATTTTCCTCGGCAATAGTCATTTAACAATTAATATTTATCATTTAACAGCTGGCTCAGACAAGTTAGGTAACTGAGGTTGACGCGGTGGGCGGCACCTACTGCGTAACAGCAGTTAGGTAAGGTGTTAAATGTTAATTGATAGATGTTAAATGAAAAGTTACCATTTAATGAGCGCCGAGGCCCAGGTGAAGCCTGAGCCGAAGGCGGCCAGGCACACGAGGTCGCCGCGCTTGACGCGGCCTTGGGCCACGGCTTCGCTCAGGGCAATCGGAATGCTGGCGGCGGTGGTGTTGCCGTAGCGCTGAATGTTGCTGAAAACCTTGTCGTCGGCCAGGCCCATTTTCTGCTGCACATACTGAGTAATGCGCAGGTTGGCCTGGTGCGGAATGAGCAGGTTGATGTCGGCGGGCTGGTAATTATTCTGGTCCAATGCCTCTTTAATTACCTGCGGGAAGCGCACCACGGCGTGCTTGAACACGTTCTGGCCGTTCATGTACGGGTACATGTCCTGCTCGTTGGCAATGACGTAGTTCACGCGGTCTTCGCGGTTCGAGCCCGGCTCCTTCACAATCAATTCTTCGGCAAACTCGCCCTGCGCGTGCAGGTGCGTGCTTAGGATGCCGTTGCCTTCGGTGCGCGCCGGGCGCAGCACCACCGCGCCCGCGCCATCGCCAAAGATGACCGAAACGGCCCTACCCCTCGGGGTTTTGTCGAGGCCCGAGGAATGGATTTCGGAGCCTACTACCAACACCGTATCATACATGCCGGTGCGCACGAACTGGTCGGCCACCGACAGCCCATAGATAAAGCCCGAGCACTGGTTGCGCACGTCGAGGGCCGGCACGTTGCCGGTCATGCCCAGCTCGCGTTGCATGAGCACGCCCGAGCCCGGAAAGAAGTAATCGGGTGAAAGCGTGGCAAATACGATGAGCTGCACGTCGTCCACGGTCAAGCCGGCATTGGCCAGCGCGCGACGGGCGGCCTCGGCACCCATGCCGGCGGTGGTGTCCTTGCCTTCCTCAAACCAGCGCCGCTCCTGGATGCCAGTGCGCTCCTGAATCCAAGCGTCGGTGGTGGACATCAGCTCTTCCAACTCGGCATTTTTTACAACGCGGTCGGGAACGTAGTGGCCGACACCGGCAATTTCGGCGTGGCGCAAAGTGGTCGGGGAAGCCATGAGGCAGGTTGGGTAAGGGGTGGGGGGTAGGGCGATGGCACACGAAATCAGCCGCGTACCGACCTGCAAGTAAGAAAAAATTACCCGGACTCACTCGTTCGCCCCGGTCCCGCTAGGCCAACGGGGCCGCAAAGGTCGGACCCAGCCCCAGGCTTTCCAGCAAATCCCCTAATTTTTTGCCTTCGCCCGCCCACAGCACCGGGCCGGCCGGCACGCCCGCTGGGTAAAACCGCGCCGTGGGCAGCGCCGCCGCCACGGCCGCCGCTGCCCGCGCCGGCTCAGCAAAATCCACGACCAAGCCCGCGCTATGCTCTCGCACCACGTTGGCCCAGAGCGGGTTATCGGGTACCAGCACGGGCAGGCCGTGGGCGAGGTATTCGAATAGCTTGGTGGGCTGGCAGCGGGCCGTGCTGGGGTGCGGCCGGTAGGGCAGTAGGCCCAGGTGACTGCGCCGCATTTCGGCCACGATGCGGGCGTGCGGCACCAGCGCCGCGCCGCCCTCCAGCGTGAGCCAGGCACTTTCGGTCATCACTAGCGCTTGC from Hymenobacter psoromatis includes the following:
- a CDS encoding 3-oxoacyl-ACP synthase, which produces MASPTTLRHAEIAGVGHYVPDRVVKNAELEELMSTTDAWIQERTGIQERRWFEEGKDTTAGMGAEAARRALANAGLTVDDVQLIVFATLSPDYFFPGSGVLMQRELGMTGNVPALDVRNQCSGFIYGLSVADQFVRTGMYDTVLVVGSEIHSSGLDKTPRGRAVSVIFGDGAGAVVLRPARTEGNGILSTHLHAQGEFAEELIVKEPGSNREDRVNYVIANEQDMYPYMNGQNVFKHAVVRFPQVIKEALDQNNYQPADINLLIPHQANLRITQYVQQKMGLADDKVFSNIQRYGNTTAASIPIALSEAVAQGRVKRGDLVCLAAFGSGFTWASALIKW
- a CDS encoding tRNA modification GTPase, with product MRANQWSDTIVALSTPPGAGALAVVRLSGLDAVSIVQALFSKKNLAAQPGHTLHYGALRDPATGQVLDEVVVALYRGPRSYTREDVVEISGHGSDFIVRQILAALLRQGARLAEAGEFTKRAFLNGALDLAQAEAVADLIAADSALSHQVALNQLRGGFSDELRDLRVQLIKFAALLELELDFGEEDVEFADRTGLARLLAEVEGVVTGLLRSFELGNVIKNGITTVIAGRPNAGKSTLLNALLREERAIVSATPGTTRDFIEDEVSIDGLRFRFVDTAGLRDNPADEVEAIGVRRTRERIGQAALLLYLFDLTELSPAEVQADIAELTAALPRLPVLAVGNKRDLASQVGIKNYELKIKSSLASTSQNQASLIQNQKPDNQEPSTKHQTIFISAGRREGLDELQAALLAQVRGAGLATTGTATIVTNVRHARALEVAAQHLAAVRQGLAEGRGTELLAADLRHALAALGEITGEISSDDLLTSIFTQFCIGK
- a CDS encoding iron-dependent repressor, with product MTIAEENYLKAIYKLAEEEPGQEVSTNRIAAALATRAASVTDMLRRLADKQLLDYEKYRGVRLTPEGRRLALLTVRKHRLWEVFLVQQLGFNWDEVHEVAEELEHVQSPLLMRRLDAFLNFPTLDPHGDPIPAENGAVRRPAHRLLAELGAGECGTLAAVKNTSAPFLQYLDKMGLPLGARVRILEKIAFDNSLEVRINDERTVVISAEVGRNLFTTTDH
- the gltA gene encoding citrate (Si)-synthase (type II enzyme; in Escherichia coli this enzyme forms a trimer of dimers which is allosterically inhibited by NADH and competitively inhibited by alpha-ketoglutarate; allosteric inhibition is lost when Cys206 is chemically modified which also affects hexamer formation; forms oxaloacetate and acetyl-CoA and water from citrate and coenzyme A; functions in TCA cycle, glyoxylate cycle and respiration; enzyme from Helicobacter pylori is not inhibited by NADH), which translates into the protein MAETAELNLPGGQSISLPIFEGTEQEKAFDIGKLRDATGYVTLDSGYKNTGACKSAITFLDGEEGILRYRGYPIEQLAENSSFLEVAYLLIYGHLPTEAELKDFSGHITKHTLVHEDIRKIFDGFPSSTHPMAILSSLTCALTGFYPESISPNQTPEAIDLTIVRLMAKMSTIAAWTYKNSVGHPLNYPRNDLDYCANFLYMMFSFPTEKYEINPVIVSALNKLLILHADHEQNCSTSTVRLVGSANASLYGSVSAGINALWGPLHGGANQEVIEMLEAIEKDGGDTSKFIAQAKDKNSGFRLMGFGHRVYKNFDPRAKIIKVAADEVLQALGMQNSPLLKIATELEQAALTDQYFIDRKLYPNVDFYSGIIYKALGIPTEMFTVMFALGRLPGWIAQWKEMRENKEPIGRPRQIYVGETERNYVPMTERK